A part of Colletotrichum higginsianum IMI 349063 chromosome 11, whole genome shotgun sequence genomic DNA contains:
- a CDS encoding WD domain-containing protein, whose translation MEDNLKRPRPQHFSDLDDRPRKRQATPDAVPRNDGWAFRRTIEPGARSELHGTGIRHSGSGSFSARDIYFGPTSDSDREFLKDLYVTDPRDDKARIERTKGGLLRDSYRWILDHDDFRRWRDDGQSRLLWIKGDPGKGKTMLLCGIVNELEKMSADTHILSYFFCQATEVRLNDSVTRDAVQQHLTSNANATFLWVALVCQELADPKVRKWHTRARLHTFPPGLDPLYARMMRIVADSLVSVVYRPLSLTELASLAESLEDFEDDADSLKEIIATCGSLPTVREEVVYFVHQSAKDFLLKNESKRIYPCGVTQENRNVALRSLKVMSGMLRRDIYNLRAPGFPINQVGPRDPDPIASARYSCVYWVSHLAAGNPAGQERSSQDLQDGGPVHAFLVKHYLHWLEALSLLGSMSEGILQMSTLAHLVQVSAEMLTLTKLSRDALRFIRTHRASIESNPLQTYASALVFSPMRSITRELFHQEEPRWIVTKPSMEDEWNACLQTLEGHNSPVASVAFSGDGTQLASASYDNTVKVWDGATGQCFRTLEGHSGSVWAVTFSGDSTRLASASDDNTVKIGDSATGQCPDT comes from the exons ATGGAGGACAATCTTAAACGGCCGCGGCCTCAACACTTCTCTGATCTGGATGACAGACCAAGAAAGCGACAGGCCACACCAGACGCAGTGCCTCGAAATGACGGCTGGGCATTCCGCAGAACAATAGAGCCTGGCGCTCGGTCGGAGTTGCATGGCACCGGCATCCGACACTCGGGCTCCGGTAGTTTCAGTGCTCGCGATATCTACTTTG GTCCAACATCCGACAGCGATCGCGAATTTCTTAAGGACCTGTATGTCACCGACCCGCGAGACGACAAGGCACGCATCGAGCGCACAAAGGGCGGCCTGCTCCGAGACTCGTACCGCTGGATCCTCGATCACGACGACTTCCGCCGATGGCGCGACGACGGACAGAGCCGGCTGCTTTGGATCAAGGGCGATCCCGGCAAGGGCAAAACCATGCTGCTCTGCGGTATCGTCAATGAGCTGGAGAAGATGTCTGCAGACACTCACATCCTGTCCTACTTCTTTTGCCAAGCGACCGAAGTGCGCCTGAACGACAGTGTAACACGGGATGCTGTTCAGCAACACTTGACGTCTAACGCAAATGCCACATTTCTCTGGGTAGCCTTGGTCTGTCAAGAGCTAGCAGATCCAAAGGTCCGGAAATGGCACACCCGCGCAAGGCTGCACACGTTTCCGCCAGGGCTTGATCCGCTGTACGCGCGGATGATGCGGATCGTTGCAGACAG CCTCGTATCAGTTGTATATCGCCCGCTTAGCTTGACGGAGCTGGCATCTCTTGCTGAGTCGCTTGAAGACTTTGAAGATGATGCCGACTCTCTGAAGGAGATTATTGCTACCTGCGGGTCTTTACCGACTGTTCGGGAGGAGGTTGTCTACTTTGTGCATCAGTCGGCAAAAGACTTCCTGTTGAAGAACGAATCCAAGAGAATCTACCCGTGTGGCGTTACACAGGAAAACCGTAACGTCGCCTTGAGATCGCTCAAGGTCATGTCAGGAATGCTCCGACGCGACATATACAACCTACGCGCGCCCGGATTCCCTATCAATCAAGTTGGGCCGCGCGACCCCGATCCAATAGCGTCGGCCCGGTATTCCTGCGTCTACTGGGTCAGCCATCTGGCGGCCGGGAATCCTGCCGGACAGGAACGGAGCAGCCAAGACCTCCAGGATGGCGGACCGGTTCATGCATTCTTAGTTAAACACTACCTTCACTGGCTGGAGGCGCTGAGTCTTCTCGGGAGCATGTCAGAAGGAATCCTTCAAATGTCCACGTTGGCGCACCTAGTTCAG GTTTCAGCAGAAATGCTTACGCTGACGAAGCTATCTCGGGATGCACTACGGTTCATTCGAACGCATAGAGCCAGCATAGAAAGCAATCCCCTTCAGACGTATGCTTCAGCACTGGTATTCAGTCCAATGCGTAGCATCACGAGGGAGCTCTTTCATCAGGAGGAGCCTAGATGGATAGTCACAAAGCCGAGTATGGAAGACGAGTGGAATGCATGTCTGCAGACGCTCGAGGGCCATAACAGCCCTGTCGCTTCGGTGGCCTTCTCGGGCGATGGCACGCAActggcgtcggcgtcgtacGACAACACTGTCAAGGTCTGGGACGGGGCCACGGGCCAGTGTTTCCGGACGCTGGAGGGCCATAGCGGCTCCGTCTGGGCGGTGACCTTCTCGGGCGACAGCACGCGGCTGGCTTCGGCCTCAGACGACAACACCGTCAAGATCGGGGACAGCGCGACGGGCCAGTGTCCAGACACTTGA
- a CDS encoding C2H2 finger domain-containing protein, with protein MYLVCILHHPSFPDERSPRSSQLFVSPPPQQITMPPRQRCHVDASNSDDSFSPSDDDISDDTSNANEDVFDVNEDEDGPSTDATDVEDLHEEAELDVEDQIMLFGGNLRPPDYWRRAVEEMNESEFEGQDYSPSTTALLDNVEEQWRLYCEVLNRDPRHCYKTLSLRVPIA; from the exons ATGTATCTTGTTTGCATCCTTCATCATCCCTCCTTTCCCGACGAACGCTCGCCGCGAAGCAGTCAGCTCTTTGtgtctccccctccccaacaAATCACCATGCCACCCCGCCAGCGTTGTCATGTCGACGCCTCCAACTCGGACGATTCCTTTTCGCCTAGCGATGACGACATCAGTGATGACACCTCCAATGCCAACGAGGACGTCTTTGACGTAaacgaagatgaagacggccCGAGCACCGACGCGACGGACGTTGAAGACCTCCACGAGGAAGCCGAACTTGACGTCGAAGACCAGATCATGTTGTTTGGCGGGAATCTCCGCCCGCCCGACTACTGGCGGAGGGCGGTAGAGGAAATGAACGAAAGCGAATTCGAGGGTCAAGATTACAGTCCTTCGACAACGGCATTACTAGATAATGTTGAGGAGCAGTGGCGCTT ATATTGTGAAGTCCTCAACCGCGACCCTCGACATTGCTACAAGACGCTCTCGCTGCGCGTTCCGATTGCCTAA
- a CDS encoding Ulp1 protease family protein, which produces MRAVGATLESFNRLGNSSRDRAARILILWNLLRVDFENAVAEAANNGNNNKTTDNEAIDDVCILQNSFTTFALKYTERAMLTVALDLELADELTRLNENNPSETLHRLSANLKRWSLSQSVFVFLFGIEVAQSRVAQEALKALHKHSPYCDITKLFSAFEAVSDVKTVRGKANTKHRKPVDRFKEAIGTRESRRTLLRFVFPPPRLVKPRMLTRFQCVQRLVCSTAWPNKTTDANKKSAKATNSCKVANETLADDNVDGDNDDDNSDYQLVDDLPSHSGVDDSSDEGDTSSPMHFPGPTHNTDLAVSPSSTRESPGLLTISKGSTSLEREPNTPNPVRNAPSSTPSMATHDRSAAGDLQRLGPIDKQNVNDRKRRCSTHLDTRPGHKRPCLLTCHPLDSNDRLTSTKPLTLDEAPTPEHPRSQQLPQQVSLDDSSFEQTSDIQSPKDASLVKPVNELPPVPTDCRVLLFSSSDWSCNSLRLDQSLITPQRATNVDGMETQTRTASFIDSAAWTSGDCLMKCLAMITSSSELQPGRPGWLLVDSSVTEDGSKANKQLFRLIARSSTNLILPLFLNKNHWALGIMRRDRPVSIEVDFYDSLSMKAHDEAAREQLDGFCCKYLSGSTRLSGYVASIPCAQQSNGNDCGVYVIAFAAYVVTQCTVISIDPRLWRFIVRIMTDLGDSPPPPNRRQAVKEHLRQSFHAEFVDHDLLALPRVPVQPPVFTPTTANILEFEEYIALVLAYQSRFHAETIRAAKSRLPVWTSAHQQLIRTRAVLEKMANMATMGLEAARSYARQKEEDCKWSQTLEGVDQETLRKVALAEEALERAQSRSSKLQVYVETWEFLVDITEEARRTLEERLKIAQS; this is translated from the coding sequence ATGCGCGCCGTGGGAGCCACACTCGAGTCGTTCAATCGTCTTGGCAATTCTTCTCGTGACCGGGCGGCCCGCATCTTGATCCTATGGAACCTTCTACGCGTTGACTTCGAAAATGCTGTTGCGGAAGCAGCTAACAATGGCAACAATAACAAAACGACCGATAACGAGGCCATTGACGACGTTTGCATCTTACAAAACTCCTTCACGACTTTCGCCTTGAAGTATACCGAGCGCGCCATGCtcaccgtcgccctcgaccttgaACTCGCCGACGAACTCACCCGCCTCAATGAAAACAATCCCTCTGAGACCCTTCACCGTCTTTCGGCCAACCTCAAGCGCTGGTCTCTTTCCCAGAGTGTCTTCGTCTTTCTTTTCGGTATCGAGGTCGCACAAAGCCGTGTCGCCCAGGAAGCCCTCAAGGCCCTCCACAAACACTCTCCATATTGCGACATCACTAAGCTCTTCAGCGCCTTTGAGGCAGTCTCCGACGTCAAAACAGTTCGCGGCAAAGCCAATACGAAGCATAGAAAGCCTGTTGACCGCTTCAAAGAGGCAATTGGGACTCGTGAGTCCCGCCGCACCCTCCTTCGCTTTGTATTCCCACCTCCCCGCCTGGTCAAGCCACGTATGCTGACTCGGTTTCAATGTGTTCAACGCCTAGTCTGCTCTACCGCCTGGCCCAATAAGACCACGGATGCAAACAAGAAATCTGCCAAAGCCACCAACAGTTGCAAAGTCGCCAACGAGACTCTTGCCGACGACAATGTTGATGGTGATAACGACGACGATAACTCCGACTACCAGTTGGTCGACGATCTTCCTTCTCACAGTGGCGTCGACGACTCCAGTGATGAGGGGGACACGAGCAGCCCGATGCATTTTCCCGGCCCCACTCACAATACCGACCTGGCTGTGTCTCCTTCAAGCACACGTGAATCTCCAGGCCTGTTGACCATCTCGAAGGGGTCTACAAGCTTGGAACGAGAACCAAACACGCCAAATCCCGTCCGGAATGCACCATCTTCCACTCCGTCTATGGCTACCCATGACCGTTCTGCCGCAGGTGATCTTCAAAGGCTCGGCCCTATCGACAAGCAAAACGTCAATGACCGCAAGCGCCGCTGCTCAACACATTTGGATACCCGACCTGGCCACAAACGCCCCTGTCTCTTGACGTGTCATCCTCTTGACTCCAACGATAGGCTTACTTCTACCAAACCACTTACACTGGACGAAGCACCAACGCCAGAGCATCCCCGGTCGCAGCAGCTTCCGCAACAGGTCTCCCTGGACGATTCGTCTTTTGAGCAAACGTCTGACATCCAGTCGCCAAAGGACGCCAGTCTTGTCAAACCCGTGAACGAACTCCCGCCTGTCCCAACGGATTGCCGAGTGTTGCTGTTTTCATCCTCCGACTGGTCCTGCAATTCGCTGCGCCTCGACCAGAGCCTCATTACACCACAAAGAGCAACCAATGTTGACGGAATGGAGACCCAGACTCGGACCGCGTCGTTTATCGACAGCGCGGCGTGGACCTCAGGCGACTGCCTAATGAAATGTCTTGCCATGATCACGAGCTCGTCAGAACTGCAGCCTGGGCGGCCGGGTTGGCTGCTGGTAGACTCATCCGTTACTGAGGACGGCAGCAAGGCGAACAAACAACTCTTCCGGCTCATAGCGCGGTCTAGTACCAATCTCATTTTGCCCCTGTTTTTGAACAAAAACCATTGGGCACTTGGAATTATGCGACGCGATAGGCCTGTATCGATTGAGGTCGACTTTTACGACTCGTTGAGCATGAAAGCACATGATGAGGCTGCCAGAGAGCAGCTTGATGGATTCTGCTGTAAGTACCTATCCGGATCCACACGCCTCTCCGGCTACGTCGCCAGTATCCCCTGCGCCCAGCAGAGCAACGGTAACGACTGCGGTGTCTATGTTATCGCATTTGCGGCATACGTCGTTACGCAGTGCACTGTCATATCTATCGACCCAAGGCTTTGGCGTTTCATCGTTCGGATCATGACTGATCTCGGCGattctccgccgccgcccaacaGGCGACAGGCAGTCAAGGAGCATCTACGACAGTCGTTCCATGCCGAATTCGTCGATCATGACCTATTGGCCCTACCGCGCGTTCCCGTTCAGCCACCTGTGTTCACgcccaccaccgccaacatACTTGAGTTCGAAGAATACATTGCCCTCGTATTGGCTTACCAGAGCCGCTTCCATGCAGAAACAATTCGGGCCGCTAAGTCTCGCCTCCCGGTGTGGACGTCGGCGCATCAGCAACTTATACGAACGAGGGCCGTTTTAGAGAAAATGGCCAATATGGCAACCATGGGTTTGGAGGCTGCGCGGTCCTACGCGCggcagaaggaagaggacTGCAAGTGGTCTCAAACCCTCGAGGGTGTAGATCAGGAGACACTGCGAAAGGTTGCGCTAGCTGAGGAAGCGCTAGAGCGCGCGCAGTCACGCTCCAGTAAGCTACAGGTGTACGTGGAGACATGGGAGTTCCTGGTCGATATCACCGAGGAGGCTCGTCGAACCTTGGAGGAGCGTTTGAAAATCGCACAATCTTGA